In a single window of the Cydia strobilella chromosome 13, ilCydStro3.1, whole genome shotgun sequence genome:
- the LOC134746383 gene encoding uncharacterized protein LOC134746383 codes for MDLHFILILCLSVCGLCSAFFLFKGNEKPLIFCFKICPLYCSKHATKRYDHDESFLSYLHDNPYATAEVFAKFDIAHSSSVTKSTIAPTTSITTMKPPYLDYNPHLIDDGSGDFDHFPHHYYAHWNQKAQKATTTEAPKMTIEPPIYLDHNPYFIDAPEIYDYYPAPHFWKPKPTTTTTTTTTTTTEKSPIYLDHNPYLIWPDYDYYPSHYGWKPKPTTTAAPTTTEEPTFICQVCKEKCGDKFS; via the exons ATGgatttacatttcattttaatattgtgCCTGAGTGTTTGTGGACTGTGCTCGGCATTCTTTTTATTTAAAGGTAAC GAGAAGCCACTTATATTTTGTTTCAAAATATGCCCTCTGTACTGTTCTAAACATGCTACCAAGAGATACGATCATG ATGAATCTTTTCTATCTTATCTGCACGACAACCCGTATGCGACTGCAGAAGTCTTCGCGAAATTCGATATCGCTCATTCGAGTTCAGTAACTAAATCAACCATTGCACCGACTACGAGTATTACAACAATGAAGCCCCCATATCTGGATTACAACCCCCATTTGATTGACGATGGGTCTGGAGATTTTGACCACTTCCCACATCATTATTACGCACACTGGAATCAAAAAGCGCAGAAAGCAACTACCACTGAAGCGCCTAAAATGACAATCGAGCCACCCATCTACCTAGATCACAATCCATATTTCATCGACGCGCCTGAGATATACGACTATTACCCCGCACCTCATTTTTGGAAACCTaaaccaacaacaacaacaaccactacaacaacaacaacaacagaaaAATCACCGATTTATTTAGATCACAATCCATACCTTATCTGGCCCGATTATGATTACTATCCAAGCCATTATGGGTGGAAACCGAAACCAACTACCACTGCAGCTCCTACTACAACCGAAGAACCTACTTTCATCTGTCAGGTCTGTAAAGAAAAATGTGGAGATAAATTTTCTTAA